A region from the Lolium perenne isolate Kyuss_39 chromosome 4, Kyuss_2.0, whole genome shotgun sequence genome encodes:
- the LOC127297634 gene encoding kinase-interacting family protein-like, producing the protein METLQHHQQEQEVEARLPACPPWLQTAIADIEQRVRALAVSLPDDAAAAATDHSFAERAENYYHRRPQLLALLTDLHHRYLYLADRYSQSLLAKSHAHHLSVVHAAVSECSSDVDDRSSDAGSSLSFQPHHSANDDHHRRLSVAPGADSDLVVAELIMAWVHRDVLAHEAERRNAESARKIELQGSLLDVLESERLVLLGENARLGFRASAAEEEAAGAAAELGYARRRAAEMARLVVKLREDHRVCMLGRKIEALQAQVYGLEMRNRECYEAMAAWEAERKASANEIDRLRKENRRLAAEAQAARERQAARRRGKKGGGGGWWWLARVRLAAEWTPCAPASVTVRKVGEQVKGGNGAAKYNGGCFCL; encoded by the coding sequence ACATCGAGCAGCGGGTGCGCGCGCTGGCGGTGAGCCTGCCggacgacgcggcggcggcggccacggaCCACTCCTTCGCGGAGCGCGCCGAGAACTACTACCACCGGCGCCCGCAGCTGCTGGCGCTGCTCACCGACCTGCACCACCGCTACCTCTACCTCGCCGACCGCTACTCCCAGTCCCTCCTCGCCAAGTCGCACGCCCACCACCTCAGCGTCGTGCATGCGGCGGTCTCCGAGTGCTCGTCCGACGTCGACGACCGCTCCTCCGACGCCGGAAGCTCCCTCTCCTTCCAGCCCCACCACAGCGCAAACGATGACCACCACCGCCGCCTCTCCGTTGCTCCGGGCGCGGACAGTGACCTCGTCGTGGCGGAGCTGATCATGGCGTGGGTGCACCGGGACGTGCTGGCGCACGAGGCGGAGCGGCGGAACGCGGAGTCGGCGCGGAAGATCGAGCTGCAGGGCAGTTTACTCGACGTGCTCGAGTCGGAGCGGCTGGTGCTGCTGGGCGAGAACGCGCGCCTGGGGTTCCGGGCCTcggccgccgaggaggaggccgcGGGGGCCGCCGCCGAGCTCGGCTACGCGCGGCGCCGCGCGGCCGAGATGGCGCGGCTCGTGGTGAAGCTGCGGGAGGACCACCGCGTGTGCATGCTGGGCCGGAAGATCGAGGCGCTGCAGGCGCAGGTGTACGGGCTGGAGATGCGCAACCGGGAGTGCTACGAGGCCATGGCGGCATGGGAGGCCGAGCGCAAGGCGTCTGCCAACGAGATCGACCGGCTGCGGAAAGAGAACCGGCGGTTGGCTGCCGAGGCGCAGGCTGCACGGGAACGTcaggcggcgaggaggagggggaagaagggcGGTGGCGGCGGGTGGTGGTGGCTGGCGAGGGTGCGGCTGGCGGCGGAGTGGACGCCGTGCGCGCCGGCTTCGGTCACGGTGAGGAAGGTCGGCGAGCAGGTCAAGGGCGGCAATGGCGCCGCCAAGTACAACGGCGGCTGCTTCTGCCTCTAG